A window of the Arenibacter algicola genome harbors these coding sequences:
- a CDS encoding GH92 family glycosyl hydrolase: protein MKLLKRIAKITAYAMGMVIGLVLLAIFIASYKYNSIVKATPKDQTESLSPEELGKYVNTFIGTGGFPYWVCGFNFPGATVPFGMVRLSPETMSFYNNTKDFSTSGYYYGDNKILGFSHTRLAGTGATDGGHFLFTPTTTPSDKVDFTLDYAHKFSHNDEIAFPGYYRVALEKEDIVAELTATERSGLHRYTFPKEGNKNLIIHITNTTGNRPAKEGFVHILPKNNEIEGSVRTFGSFASRFGGVQVYFVAKFDHSFSDYGIWDGQSLDKKGLSKKSDSLKIYLGFTQESINAKVGISHISIENARLNLETEVGHGNFTEILQMAKDKWESKLALIKIEGGSLEDKKVFYSVLYRSFQMPTIFNDVNGEYMGFDKKIHQTTDFNYYTDLSLWDTFRTVHPLFNLIAKDEQRDMLVSLVEMSKQGGSLPRWPSGYGYSNSMLGSPADMVITESYLKGIRNFDVNLAYKKMRQVALEPIPKDSSAAGREEIDGYLTYGYCPTEFGDEAVSKTLEYAWADHSISLLAKELQHPKDQALFEGHSKFYKNVWNPDTQYFQPRHKDGRFVEKFKPLQLTYTDWDDEYTKDYTEGSALQWRWAVPYDTDGLVSLFKDKDYFVNELNNFFAKADPKMAAWTPGSYYWHGNEPDIHAAYLFNAVERPDLTQKWVRWILDNKYDNSYVGIDGNDDAGTLSAWYVFSSLGFYPIAGTDIYQLGAPLFKNAVLQMGEHQLNIGTENYDPNNIYVKKILLNSKPLDRTWIKHEEIANGGQLTFIMAKEPHLLINQQSSKSTL, encoded by the coding sequence ATGAAGTTGCTCAAAAGAATAGCGAAAATCACAGCCTATGCCATGGGAATGGTCATAGGCCTAGTGCTTCTTGCTATTTTTATAGCTAGCTATAAATACAATAGTATTGTAAAGGCAACTCCAAAAGACCAAACAGAAAGCTTAAGCCCGGAAGAATTAGGCAAGTATGTAAATACCTTTATAGGTACCGGAGGCTTTCCGTATTGGGTATGTGGATTTAACTTTCCGGGCGCTACAGTTCCCTTTGGCATGGTCCGCCTAAGTCCTGAAACCATGTCTTTCTACAATAACACCAAAGATTTTAGCACTTCTGGGTATTACTATGGGGACAACAAAATATTAGGCTTTAGCCATACCCGATTGGCCGGGACAGGTGCTACCGATGGAGGGCATTTTCTATTTACACCTACAACTACCCCCAGTGATAAAGTTGATTTCACATTGGATTATGCACATAAATTTTCCCATAATGATGAAATCGCATTTCCGGGCTATTATCGTGTGGCATTGGAAAAAGAGGACATTGTTGCCGAACTTACGGCCACTGAACGTAGCGGCCTTCACCGATATACCTTTCCCAAAGAAGGCAACAAAAATTTAATTATCCATATTACCAATACCACGGGAAACCGGCCAGCCAAGGAAGGATTTGTCCACATACTCCCCAAAAACAATGAAATTGAAGGTTCGGTCAGGACATTTGGCAGCTTTGCAAGTCGATTCGGTGGGGTTCAGGTATACTTCGTGGCAAAATTTGACCATTCTTTTTCGGACTATGGTATCTGGGATGGACAATCATTGGACAAAAAGGGCCTGAGCAAAAAAAGTGATAGTTTAAAAATATATCTCGGATTTACCCAAGAAAGTATAAATGCCAAAGTTGGTATTTCGCACATAAGCATTGAAAACGCCCGTTTAAACCTGGAGACGGAGGTTGGCCATGGTAATTTTACCGAAATACTTCAAATGGCCAAGGACAAATGGGAAAGCAAACTAGCATTAATCAAAATCGAAGGTGGCTCCTTGGAAGATAAAAAAGTCTTTTACAGTGTTTTATATAGGAGTTTTCAAATGCCGACCATCTTTAATGATGTTAACGGGGAATACATGGGCTTCGATAAAAAAATCCATCAGACTACCGATTTCAACTACTACACGGATCTGTCCTTATGGGACACTTTCCGCACTGTGCATCCATTATTCAATCTAATAGCTAAGGATGAACAAAGGGACATGTTGGTCTCCTTGGTGGAAATGTCCAAACAGGGTGGAAGCCTACCGCGCTGGCCCTCGGGATACGGCTATAGCAATTCCATGCTGGGTTCCCCAGCGGATATGGTCATTACAGAATCTTACCTAAAGGGTATACGCAATTTTGACGTGAACCTTGCCTATAAAAAAATGAGACAAGTGGCCTTGGAGCCCATACCCAAAGACAGTTCCGCTGCTGGCCGGGAAGAGATAGACGGATACCTTACCTATGGCTATTGCCCTACAGAATTTGGGGATGAAGCCGTTAGCAAGACCTTGGAATATGCCTGGGCCGACCATTCCATAAGTCTATTGGCCAAAGAATTACAACACCCCAAAGACCAAGCCCTTTTTGAAGGACATTCCAAATTTTATAAAAATGTTTGGAATCCAGATACCCAATATTTTCAACCCAGACATAAGGATGGACGATTTGTGGAAAAATTTAAGCCCTTGCAGCTTACCTACACGGATTGGGACGATGAGTATACCAAGGACTATACCGAAGGGAGTGCACTGCAATGGCGATGGGCAGTGCCCTACGATACAGATGGCCTTGTATCCCTTTTTAAGGACAAGGATTATTTTGTGAACGAACTAAACAACTTTTTTGCCAAAGCAGATCCAAAAATGGCTGCTTGGACCCCAGGCTCCTACTATTGGCATGGCAATGAACCGGATATCCATGCTGCCTACCTATTCAATGCTGTGGAACGGCCAGACTTGACCCAAAAATGGGTTCGTTGGATCCTGGACAATAAATACGACAATTCCTATGTGGGAATAGACGGCAATGATGACGCAGGCACCTTGTCGGCCTGGTATGTTTTTAGCTCCCTTGGGTTTTATCCTATTGCCGGAACGGACATCTATCAATTGGGCGCACCGTTATTCAAAAACGCTGTTCTGCAAATGGGCGAACATCAATTGAACATTGGTACGGAAAACTACGATCCCAATAACATCTATGTCAAAAAAATACTGCTGAACAGCA